One Mus musculus strain C57BL/6J chromosome X, GRCm38.p6 C57BL/6J DNA window includes the following coding sequences:
- the Magea6 gene encoding melanoma antigen family A, 6, with protein sequence MADFHNTQYCNLEESAQAQQESDNDQETMETSEEEEDTTTSNKVYGSAIPSPPQSPQRAYSPCVALASIPDSPSEEASIKGSGGLEDPLYLLHSAQNTKVYDLVDFLVLNYEMKAFPTKAEMLESIGREYEEYFPVIFSEASECLKMVFGLDMVEVDPSVHSYMLVTALGITYDGMMTDVQGMPKTGILIAVLSVIFMKGNYVSEEVIWEMLNNIGLCGGRDPYIHKDPRKLISEEFVQEGYLEYRQVPNSDPPIYGFLWGPRALAETSKMKVLQFFASINKTHPRAYPEKYAEALRDEIERTKAWILSRCSNFSDHSSVLPFPF encoded by the coding sequence ATGGCTGATTTCCATAACACCCAATACTGCAACCTCGAAGAGAGTGCTCAGGCTCAACAGGAATCAGACAATGACCAGGAGACCATGGAGAcatcagaggaggaggaagataccACCACCTCAAATAAAGTGTATGGCAGTGCAATACCAAGTCCTCCCCAGAGTCCTCAGAGAGCCTACTCTCCCTGTGTGGCACTGGCCTCCATCCCTGATAGCCCATCTGAGGAAGCTTCCATCAAAGGATCAGGGGGCCTGGAAGACCCACTTTATTTGTTGCACAGTGCACAGAACACAAAGGTGTATGACTTGGTGGACTTTCTGGTTTTAAACTATGAAATGAAGGCATTCCCTACCAAAGCAGAAATGTTGGAAAGTATTGGTAGAGAGTATGAGGAGTACTTCCCTGTGATCTTTAGTGAGGCCTCAGAGTGCTTGAAGATGGTCTTTGGCCTTGACATGGTAGAAGTGGACCCCTCTGTCCACTCCTATATGCTTGTCACTGCCCTGGGGATCACCTATGATGGCATGATGACTGATGTCCAGGGTATGCCCAAGACAGGTATCCTCATAGCTGTACTGAGTGTCATTTTCATGAAGGGAAACTATGTCAGTGAGGAGGTTATCTGGGAAATGCTGAATAACATAGGATTGTGTGGTGGGAGGGATCCTTACATACATAAAGACCCCAGGAAGCTCATCTCTGAGGAGTTTGTGCAGGAAGGGTACCTGGAATACAGGCAGGTGCCCAATAGTGATCCTCCTATCTATGGGTTCCTGTGGGGCCCAAGGGCTCTTGCAGAAACCAGCAAAATGAAAGTCTTACAGTTTTTTGCCAGCATTAATAAGACTCATCCCAGAGCCTACCCTGAAAAGTATGCAGAGGCTTTGCGAGATGAGATAGAAAGGACCAAGGCTTGGATCTTGAGCAGATGCTCCAATTTCTCTGACCATTCTAGTGTACTGCCATTTCCCTTCTAA